Proteins encoded within one genomic window of Cellulomonas flavigena DSM 20109:
- a CDS encoding DUF3048 domain-containing protein yields MAATVARTSTGRTTARRWRGRAGALAATSALFALAACSSPAPQTPAPTVTARAEVVADKQAVPAPEVPPTWPLTGVQGVADPRPAIAVKIENTAVARPQAGLDQADVVWETIVEFEVSRLVAVFHSKAPEEVGPIRSVRPMDPAIVAPLNGMLAFSGGQAGILALVAASGVQQVSHDAGAPGLYRVRGRSAPHNVMGSLSTWWGTAEAGRTAPPEQFGFARSADRAAAVTGGTPAGTLAFRLSGQSSPTWTWDAGSGTWLRSEGSSPATAASGARISAVNVVAVTAPHPSTGYGAQGGAAVPTYELVGSGDAVVATGGRTIAARWQKDAENQPMRLFLPDGSEAELAPGNTWVEMIPAGKGSLTVS; encoded by the coding sequence ATGGCAGCGACGGTGGCACGCACGAGCACGGGACGGACGACGGCACGCAGGTGGCGGGGCCGGGCCGGTGCGCTGGCCGCGACGTCGGCCCTGTTCGCGCTCGCGGCGTGCAGCTCGCCCGCGCCGCAGACCCCGGCGCCCACCGTGACGGCGCGCGCGGAGGTCGTGGCGGACAAGCAGGCCGTGCCCGCGCCCGAGGTCCCGCCGACGTGGCCCCTCACGGGGGTGCAGGGCGTCGCGGACCCGCGCCCGGCGATCGCGGTCAAGATCGAGAACACGGCGGTCGCGCGCCCGCAGGCCGGCCTCGACCAGGCGGACGTCGTCTGGGAGACCATCGTCGAGTTCGAGGTCTCGCGCCTGGTGGCCGTCTTCCACTCGAAGGCCCCCGAGGAGGTCGGCCCGATCCGCTCCGTGCGGCCCATGGACCCGGCCATCGTCGCGCCGCTGAACGGCATGCTCGCTTTCTCCGGCGGTCAGGCGGGCATCCTCGCGCTGGTCGCTGCGTCGGGCGTGCAGCAGGTCTCGCACGATGCGGGCGCGCCCGGGCTGTACCGGGTGCGTGGGCGGTCAGCACCGCACAACGTCATGGGCTCCCTGTCCACGTGGTGGGGCACCGCCGAGGCCGGGCGCACGGCGCCGCCCGAGCAGTTCGGGTTCGCGCGCAGCGCGGACCGGGCCGCGGCGGTCACGGGCGGCACGCCCGCGGGCACCCTCGCGTTCCGGCTCTCGGGCCAGTCGTCCCCGACGTGGACGTGGGACGCCGGCTCGGGCACGTGGCTGCGGTCGGAGGGCTCGTCGCCCGCGACCGCGGCGAGCGGTGCGCGGATCTCGGCGGTCAACGTCGTCGCCGTCACGGCGCCCCACCCGAGCACCGGGTACGGCGCGCAGGGCGGCGCGGCCGTGCCGACCTACGAGCTCGTGGGCTCCGGTGACGCGGTCGTGGCGACGGGCGGCAGGACGATCGCGGCGCGGTGGCAGAAGGACGCCGAGAACCAGCCGATGCGGCTGTTCCTGCCCGACGGCTCCGAGGCCGAGCTCGCACCCGGCAACACGTGGGTCGAGATGATCCCGGCCGGGAAGGGCTCGCTGACGGTCTCCTGA